In Thermodesulfobacteriota bacterium, the following proteins share a genomic window:
- a CDS encoding phosphotransferase: MDIKSKSRILEILKKSLSIELNFFVWEPLSKRGSQREFFRLRMPDGSSFIVILYDPDRTENRYYADICDFLKNIGIKVPSIIFRLDEENILVLEDLGDMDLYSLRSISWEKRRIYYHKTIDEVSKLHNYPIETINERVKLQAPFDEGLYRWERAYFIENFVEKLVGLKLEEKFYKELEQEFERLTFNLFQTPKCLIHRDLQSQNVMVKGEDVYLIDFQGMRIGNPFYDLGSLVFDAYVSFSQSERQELIDAYLEISNFNLSKEEALYAITYASTQRLMQALGAFSYLSLVAGLSDFQRFIPQALENLSFLLDFLDYMKRLRELIEKCRETLIAKEVDFSKTVHLMARPARIRNGKKSMDGIKPKTE; the protein is encoded by the coding sequence ATGGACATAAAGTCTAAAAGTAGAATCTTAGAGATCTTAAAGAAGAGTCTTTCAATCGAGCTAAATTTTTTTGTGTGGGAACCCCTCTCAAAGAGGGGATCACAGAGAGAGTTTTTCCGTTTGAGAATGCCTGACGGCTCAAGCTTCATAGTGATCCTTTACGACCCAGATCGAACCGAAAATAGATACTACGCAGACATCTGCGATTTTTTAAAAAATATAGGGATTAAAGTTCCTTCCATCATATTCCGTTTAGATGAGGAAAACATTTTGGTTTTAGAAGACCTTGGGGACATGGACCTTTACTCTTTGAGATCGATTAGCTGGGAAAAAAGAAGAATCTATTACCATAAGACTATCGATGAGGTCTCTAAGCTACATAATTACCCAATAGAGACTATAAATGAGAGAGTAAAGCTACAGGCGCCCTTCGACGAGGGGCTTTACAGATGGGAAAGGGCTTATTTTATTGAGAACTTTGTTGAAAAGCTCGTTGGCCTAAAGTTGGAAGAGAAGTTCTATAAAGAACTGGAGCAGGAGTTTGAAAGACTCACTTTTAATCTTTTTCAAACCCCAAAGTGTCTGATCCACAGGGATTTACAGTCACAAAACGTAATGGTAAAGGGAGAAGACGTGTATCTCATAGATTTCCAAGGAATGCGTATCGGAAATCCATTTTACGACCTCGGATCTTTAGTATTCGATGCGTACGTCTCTTTTTCGCAAAGCGAAAGGCAAGAACTAATCGATGCGTATCTGGAGATTAGCAATTTTAACCTTTCAAAAGAGGAAGCCTTGTACGCTATAACCTACGCCTCTACTCAGAGGCTTATGCAGGCACTCGGTGCATTCTCTTACCTTTCTTTGGTGGCTGGACTTAGCGATTTTCAAAGATTTATACCCCAGGCCCTAGAGAATTTGTCATTCCTTTTAGATTTCTTAGACTATATGAAAAGACTAAGAGAACTCATTGAAAAATGCCGAGAAACGCTTATTGCAAAGGAGGTTGACTTTTCAAAAACCGTACATCTTATGGCACGTCCTGCACGCATCAGGAACGGTAAAAAGAGTATGGATGGAATCAAGCCTAAAACTGAATAG
- a CDS encoding sugar phosphate nucleotidyltransferase yields the protein MKRRFKTAFILAAGLGKRLWPYTKYLPKPLLPLWGRPIISYIIDNLSKCGFEKFIINVHHKPESYEKVFPGLRWEGKLMILRYESELLDTGGALKNIEDLLTDDEAILCHNGDILTTIPYGKVIDFHERERPLFTLCLRSSGPERHIYLDESYRLTGIRRNKEGSLTFGFQFTGIYAVETESLKYIEPKKKISLIDILQKLSKNDPNSVKGVIVDEGVWFDLGTKESYREVRRKNKVDILGWT from the coding sequence ATGAAAAGGAGATTCAAGACGGCCTTCATCTTAGCGGCCGGACTCGGTAAAAGACTTTGGCCGTACACTAAATATTTACCGAAGCCACTTCTTCCTCTCTGGGGAAGGCCGATCATCTCTTATATCATCGATAATCTATCAAAATGCGGATTCGAAAAATTCATAATAAATGTCCATCATAAACCCGAAAGTTACGAAAAGGTCTTTCCTGGACTGAGATGGGAAGGAAAATTGATGATTTTAAGATACGAAAGCGAGCTTTTGGACACAGGAGGAGCCCTAAAAAACATTGAGGATCTTCTAACCGACGATGAGGCCATCCTTTGTCACAACGGAGATATCCTAACTACCATTCCTTATGGCAAAGTAATAGATTTCCACGAAAGAGAAAGACCCCTTTTTACGCTGTGTTTGAGGAGCTCGGGGCCAGAAAGGCATATCTACCTTGATGAATCTTACCGTCTCACAGGGATCAGAAGAAACAAAGAAGGTTCTTTGACTTTTGGTTTTCAGTTCACGGGTATCTATGCGGTAGAGACAGAGTCCTTAAAGTACATAGAGCCCAAAAAGAAGATCTCACTAATTGATATTTTACAGAAGCTTTCAAAAAATGACCCAAATAGCGTAAAAGGCGTCATAGTCGATGAAGGTGTATGGTTCGATCTAGGCACAAAGGAGTCGTATAGAGAAGTTAGGCGCAAAAACAAAGTAGACATCTTAGGATGGACATAA
- a CDS encoding SpoIID/LytB domain-containing protein: MLKKDISVGLMDGVQKIEGTLNGEFLLSGKIPVIGPFFCEYKEGLVILTVSGKRFSSSLEIELLAKKGSSFSLDGIRVGSGFHWERLERQTFLGDLLIRVRKDNRLCAINRIGVEEYIKSVIASEMNPMAPREFLKAHACVARSWVFSRILHKSQAFQQISENSESEIVKIYGSGDHEYYDVCADDHCQRYHGLTKVKSSGVENVVDETEGLVLVYGDSICDTRYSKCCGGITEEYSTAWEEIEIPYLVSVSDSTRTLKPPRTENEVKRWIFSKPKVFCNVTDRALLSKILNETDSETKDFFRWKVTLSAEYLKDLIKMKTGLDVGDIRKIEPLHRGPSGRIKWLLIEGTKKKVKVGKELEIRRILSDSHILSSAFVILGEKDRDGNLKYLNLFGAGWGHGVGMCQIGAANMAMKGYRFEKILEHYFRGTRIVNIYEKEIQDGLHLSGRTR; the protein is encoded by the coding sequence ATGCTGAAGAAGGATATTTCGGTAGGACTGATGGACGGTGTTCAAAAGATCGAAGGAACGCTAAACGGAGAGTTTTTGCTTTCCGGAAAGATTCCGGTCATAGGGCCCTTCTTTTGCGAATATAAAGAAGGGCTCGTGATTCTTACGGTCTCCGGTAAAAGGTTTAGTTCTAGTTTGGAGATAGAGCTTCTAGCAAAAAAAGGCTCAAGTTTCAGTCTAGATGGAATCCGAGTAGGTTCCGGTTTTCACTGGGAGAGATTGGAAAGGCAGACGTTTTTGGGAGATCTATTGATAAGAGTGAGAAAGGACAATCGACTCTGCGCCATTAATCGAATAGGCGTAGAAGAATACATAAAAAGTGTAATCGCTTCAGAGATGAACCCCATGGCTCCTCGGGAGTTTTTAAAAGCCCATGCCTGTGTGGCGAGAAGTTGGGTTTTTTCGAGAATCTTACATAAGTCTCAAGCTTTCCAACAGATTTCTGAAAATAGTGAAAGTGAGATTGTAAAAATCTATGGAAGCGGGGACCATGAATATTACGATGTCTGTGCCGATGATCACTGCCAACGCTATCACGGGTTAACAAAGGTCAAATCTTCGGGAGTTGAAAATGTAGTTGACGAAACAGAAGGTCTCGTTCTCGTATACGGTGATTCTATATGCGATACGAGATACTCAAAATGTTGCGGAGGAATCACAGAAGAATACTCAACCGCATGGGAAGAGATAGAAATCCCATACTTAGTAAGTGTCTCGGACAGTACACGCACGCTCAAACCCCCACGGACGGAAAATGAGGTAAAAAGGTGGATTTTTTCAAAGCCTAAAGTCTTCTGCAATGTCACCGACAGAGCTTTACTCTCCAAGATCTTAAATGAAACCGATTCAGAAACAAAAGATTTCTTTAGGTGGAAAGTGACTCTCTCGGCAGAGTACCTAAAGGACCTTATAAAGATGAAGACGGGTTTAGACGTCGGTGACATAAGAAAAATCGAACCCCTACATAGAGGTCCTTCTGGTAGAATAAAGTGGCTTTTGATTGAGGGGACCAAAAAAAAGGTTAAAGTTGGCAAAGAACTCGAAATAAGAAGGATACTTTCCGATTCTCACATTCTCTCGAGTGCCTTTGTGATTTTGGGAGAAAAAGATAGAGATGGAAATCTTAAATACTTGAACCTTTTTGGAGCAGGTTGGGGACATGGTGTGGGCATGTGCCAAATTGGTGCGGCAAATATGGCAATGAAAGGATACAGGTTCGAAAAGATACTGGAGCATTATTTTAGGGGTACAAGGATCGTAAACATTTATGAAAAGGAGATTCAAGACGGCCTTCATCTTAGCGGCCGGACTCGGTAA
- the tyrS gene encoding tyrosine--tRNA ligase: MSVDKEIQIIKRGTVDLISEEELKEKILRSRRDKKPLRVKLGLDPTAPDLHLGHTVVLQKLKQFQDLGHVAIFLIGDFTGMIGDPTGRIETRPALSKEEILKNAETYKAQVFKILDPKKTEVRANSEWFETMSAMDMIRLCANYTVARMMEREDFRNRYENNLPISIHEFLYPLVQAYDSVALEADVELGGHDQIFNLYVGREIQRAYGQEPQVIVTVPLLEGIDGVNKMSKSYGNYVGIDEPPDVMFGKLMSISDELMLKYYELLSDISLDELKILKEGIHEGKIHPKDAKINLAKEIVARFHGKSKAEEAYLNFERIHKEKQIPKDLPKVFLKKSVEKIQVPTFLKEVGLVQSSSEARRLLKQGGVKISYGESGVLQKLTDETVSIGTFDQIIFKVGKRKFLKVIFEA, from the coding sequence ATAAGCGTCGATAAAGAGATCCAAATAATAAAGAGAGGGACAGTAGACCTCATATCAGAAGAGGAGCTGAAAGAGAAGATTCTTAGATCTCGCAGGGACAAAAAACCACTGCGCGTAAAACTTGGGCTTGATCCGACAGCTCCGGATTTGCATCTGGGTCACACTGTCGTTTTGCAAAAACTGAAACAGTTCCAAGACTTGGGGCATGTAGCCATCTTCCTTATAGGAGATTTTACCGGAATGATAGGGGATCCAACGGGAAGGATTGAAACAAGGCCGGCTTTGAGCAAAGAAGAGATCCTTAAAAATGCAGAAACTTACAAAGCCCAAGTCTTCAAAATACTCGATCCAAAAAAGACGGAAGTTAGGGCCAATAGCGAATGGTTCGAAACGATGAGCGCTATGGACATGATAAGGCTATGTGCCAATTACACTGTCGCAAGGATGATGGAGAGGGAAGATTTTAGGAATAGATACGAGAATAATCTGCCCATTAGCATCCATGAGTTCCTCTATCCCCTTGTTCAAGCTTACGATTCAGTTGCATTGGAAGCAGATGTGGAACTTGGAGGTCACGACCAGATATTTAACCTTTATGTGGGAAGGGAGATTCAGAGAGCTTACGGACAGGAACCGCAAGTTATAGTTACAGTTCCCCTCTTAGAAGGGATAGACGGTGTGAATAAGATGAGTAAAAGCTACGGTAACTATGTTGGGATCGATGAACCCCCTGATGTCATGTTTGGTAAGCTGATGTCCATATCTGATGAGCTCATGCTCAAATATTATGAGCTTCTAAGCGATATAAGTCTCGATGAACTCAAAATCTTAAAGGAGGGAATACACGAAGGGAAGATACATCCCAAAGATGCAAAGATAAACCTCGCAAAGGAAATAGTAGCCAGGTTCCATGGAAAAAGTAAGGCTGAAGAAGCTTACCTCAATTTCGAAAGGATCCACAAGGAAAAACAGATCCCGAAAGATTTACCTAAAGTTTTCTTGAAAAAAAGTGTGGAAAAGATACAGGTTCCAACGTTCCTTAAAGAAGTGGGACTCGTCCAGTCATCATCCGAGGCAAGACGCCTACTCAAGCAGGGAGGGGTCAAAATATCATACGGAGAGTCTGGTGTCCTTCAAAAGCTTACGGACGAGACTGTAAGTATAGGAACCTTCGATCAGATCATATTTAAGGTTGGAAAGCGAAAGTTCTTAAAGGTGATCTTTGAGGCTTAA
- a CDS encoding TIGR00282 family metallophosphoesterase has translation MQDSLIEVIFLGDVVGKPGRLAVKEFIKKAEADFIVINGENLAGGLGITPKVAEEMFSCGVDVITTGNHVWKKKEVMAYLGTEKRLLRPLNYPPEAPGYGFTVVKKGDKKICVVNIEGRIFMNPLPCPFRAMEEFLKREGIEEPVIVDFHAEATSEKIAMGWFLDGKVSAVIGTHTHVQTSDERILPKGTGYITDAGMTGPQDSVIGMEKDIIIERFLTQIPQKFCVGKDNVEIQGVKLKIDKETRKCVTIERLKIKVEL, from the coding sequence ATGCAAGATAGTCTCATAGAAGTGATCTTTTTGGGAGATGTTGTAGGAAAGCCTGGCAGACTTGCGGTCAAAGAGTTTATCAAAAAAGCGGAGGCAGATTTCATCGTGATAAATGGGGAAAACCTTGCAGGAGGTTTGGGAATTACCCCAAAAGTCGCAGAGGAAATGTTTTCCTGTGGGGTGGATGTCATAACGACTGGAAACCATGTTTGGAAGAAAAAGGAAGTAATGGCATACCTTGGCACAGAAAAGAGGCTTCTTAGACCCCTCAATTATCCACCGGAAGCGCCAGGATACGGCTTTACGGTGGTAAAAAAAGGGGACAAAAAGATATGCGTTGTAAATATTGAGGGGAGGATTTTTATGAACCCCCTTCCGTGTCCTTTTAGGGCGATGGAAGAATTCTTAAAAAGAGAAGGAATAGAAGAACCTGTGATTGTAGACTTTCACGCCGAGGCTACCTCGGAGAAGATAGCTATGGGATGGTTTCTTGATGGCAAAGTTTCTGCAGTTATCGGGACGCATACACACGTACAGACTTCGGACGAGAGAATTCTTCCAAAAGGTACGGGTTACATAACTGATGCTGGAATGACGGGACCTCAAGACTCTGTGATAGGAATGGAAAAAGATATTATAATAGAGCGTTTTTTGACACAGATTCCGCAGAAATTTTGTGTGGGCAAAGATAATGTCGAAATTCAAGGGGTAAAGCTCAAAATCGACAAAGAAACGAGAAAATGTGTGACTATAGAGAGACTGAAAATCAAAGTTGAGCTATGA
- a CDS encoding cell division protein ZapA: MGKRVEVTIGNQLYTFVGDDEERIKRAAVLVDNKLSEVIKEHGIVNTVNALIMTLMEMADEYLSLKERIDRIEVSTNRLLKKMEEV; this comes from the coding sequence ATGGGAAAAAGGGTGGAAGTGACGATAGGCAACCAGCTATACACATTCGTAGGAGATGATGAAGAAAGGATCAAAAGGGCTGCTGTCCTTGTGGATAATAAGCTGAGCGAGGTCATAAAAGAACATGGGATCGTAAATACAGTAAATGCTCTTATTATGACCCTTATGGAGATGGCGGACGAATATTTGAGCTTAAAGGAGAGAATCGATCGCATAGAAGTGAGTACGAACCGTCTTTTAAAAAAAATGGAGGAGGTTTGA
- a CDS encoding cell division protein ZapB encodes MNLFDDDKLSELEEKIDTLLKNYKALKEENDRFQEKFRLLEAENRELKEKVTLMKNEKDLIIEKIGAIIEKISAIQR; translated from the coding sequence ATGAACCTTTTCGATGACGATAAACTTTCGGAACTGGAAGAGAAGATAGATACACTTTTGAAGAACTATAAAGCTCTGAAAGAGGAAAATGACAGGTTTCAGGAGAAGTTTAGGTTACTCGAGGCTGAAAATCGGGAACTGAAAGAGAAAGTAACATTGATGAAGAACGAGAAAGACTTAATTATAGAGAAGATAGGAGCCATCATTGAGAAGATATCGGCCATCCAGAGGTAA